In one Balaenoptera musculus isolate JJ_BM4_2016_0621 chromosome 2, mBalMus1.pri.v3, whole genome shotgun sequence genomic region, the following are encoded:
- the CCNK gene encoding cyclin-K produces MKENKENSSPSVTSANLDHTKPCWYWDKKDLAHTPSQLEGLDPATEARYRREGARFIFDVGTRLGLHYDTLATGIIYFHRFYMFHSFKQFPRYVTGACCLFLAGKVEETPKKCKDIIKTARSLLNDVQFGQFGDDPKEEVMVLERILLQTIKFDLQVEHPYQFLLKYAKQLKGDKNKIQKLVQMAWTFVNDSLCTTLSLQWEPEIIAVAVMYLAGRLCKFEIQEWTSKPMYRRWWEQFVQDVPVDVLEDICHQILDLYSQGKQQMPHHAPHQLQQPPSLQPTPQAPQSQPSQGPEPPQPPQKDPQQPAQPQPPPPAQQPKKPSPQPSPPRQVKRAVVVSPKEENKAAEPPPPKIPKIEPAHPPLPPAHPPPDRKPPLAAALGEAEPPGPVEAGDLPKVQIPPPAHPAPVHQPPPLPHRPPPPPPSSYITGMSTSSSYMSGEGYQSLQSMMKTEGPSYGALPPAYGPPAHLPYHPHVYPPNPPPPPVPPPPASFPPPAIPPPAPGYPPPPPTYNPNFPPPPPRLPPTHAVPPHPPPGLGLPPASYPPPAVPPGGQPPVPPPIPPPGMPPVGGLGRAAWMR; encoded by the exons atgaaggagaataaagaaaattcaagCCCTTCAGTAACCTCAGCAAACCTGGACCACACAAAACCATGTTGGTACTGGGATAAAAAAGACTTGGCTCATACACCCTCTCAACTAGAAGGACTCGATCCGGCCACTGAGGCCCGCTACCGCCGAGAAGGGGCTCGGTTCATCTTTGATGTGGGCACACGTTTGGGACT ACACTATGATACCCTGGCAACtggaataatttattttcatcgCTTCTATATGTTTCATTCCTTCAAGCAATTCCCAAGATAT GTGACAGGAGCTTGTTGTCTCTTTCTGGCTGGGAAAGTAGAAGAAAcaccaaaaaaatgtaaagatatcATCAAAACAGCTCGTAGTTTATTAAACGATGTACAATTTGGCCAGTTTGGAGACGACCCAAAG gaaGAAGTAATGGTTCTGGAGAGAATCTTACTACAGACCATAAAGTTTGATTTACAGGTGGAACATCCGTACCAATTCCTACTCAAGTATGCGAAACAACTCAAAG gtgataaaaacaaaattcaaaagttgGTTCAAATGGCTTGGACATTCGTAAATGACAG TCTCTGCACGACCTTGTCACTACAGTGGGAACCAGAGATCATAGCAGTGGCAGTGATGTATCTTGCGGGACGTTTGTGCAAATTTGAAATACAGGAATGGACCTCCAAACCCATGTACCGGAGATGGTGGGAGCAGTTTGTGCAAGACGTCCCTGTGGATGTTTTGGAAG ACATCTGCCACCAAATCCTGGACCTCTACTCACAAGGGAAACAGCAGATGCCTCATCACGCGCCCCACCAGCTGCAGCAGCCCCCGTCTCTCCAGCCCACGCCGCAGGCGCCGCAGTCACAGCCGTCTCAAGGCCCCGAACCGCCGCAGCCCCCGCAGAAGGACCCGCAGCAGCCAGCccagccgcagccgccgccgccggcccaGCAGCCCAAGAAACCATCCCCGCAGCCTAGTCCTCCCCGGCAGGTGAAGCGCGCCGTG GTTGTTTCTCCCAAAGAAGAGAACAAAGCAGCAG aacCACCACCACCTAAAATTCCCAAAATTGAGCCCGCTCACCCTCCATTGCCTCCAGCCCATCCACCTCCGG ACCGGAAGCCACCCCTCGCAGCCGCCTTGGGCGAGGCTGAGCCGCCAGGCCCTGTGGAAGCCGGCGATCTCCCCAAAGTCCAGATCCCGCCTCCGGCCCACCCGGCCCCCGTGCACCAGCCTCCGCCGCTGCCGCAccggcccccacccccgccgccctCCAGCTACATCACCGGCATGTCTACCAGCAGCTCCTACATGTCCGGAGAGGGCTACCAGAGCCTCCAGTCCATGATGAAGACCGAGGGCCCCTCCTACGGGGCTCTGCCCCCCGCCTACGGCCCGCCGGCCCACCTGCCCTATCACCCCCACGTCTACCCACCGAACCCGCCCCCACCACCCGTGCCGCCGCCACCGGCCTCCTTCCCGCCGCCCGccatccctccccccgcccctggctacccgccccccccgcccaccTACAACCCCAATTTTccaccaccgcccccccgccTGCCACCCACCCACGCAGTCCCCCCTCACCCTCCTCCAGGCCTGGGCCTGCCACCGGCTAGCTACCCGCCTCCAGCTGTGCCCCCTGGAGGGCAGCCGCCTGTGCCCCCGCCCATCCCGCCACCTGGCATGCCTCCAGTCGGGGGGCTGGGGCGGGCAGCCTGGATGAGGTAA